A genomic stretch from Bradyrhizobium quebecense includes:
- a CDS encoding branched-chain amino acid ABC transporter permease, with the protein MARFIERHPAWALIVIIAVAVLLWLVFAIWPPGLEAAIGRKRVFLNAVLNGITLGGLYFLVASGFTLIFGLMRNVNLAHGSLYLFGGYIGYAISTWTGSWILSFIVAFIAAALVGVILQLAVFRRMEGQDLRQTMVTIGLSIVFADLMLWVFGGDFYQVQTPSWLIGPVQLPLLTAIKSSGEPVYLQYPLVRLVIFAASVVIGIAMWLALNRTRIGMIVRAGVDDRDILAATGVRIQLVFVLVFALGAGLAGIAGVVGGTFQSLSPGEDTRFLLASLVVVIVGGMGSIPGAALGAVIIGLAEQLGSVYIPTYAIVVTFLIMVVVLALRPQGLLARR; encoded by the coding sequence ATGGCCAGGTTCATCGAACGCCATCCGGCCTGGGCGCTGATCGTGATCATCGCGGTCGCGGTGCTGCTGTGGCTGGTGTTCGCGATCTGGCCGCCGGGGCTGGAAGCCGCGATCGGCCGCAAGCGCGTGTTCCTCAACGCCGTCTTGAACGGCATCACGCTCGGCGGGCTGTATTTCCTGGTCGCCAGCGGCTTCACGCTGATCTTCGGCCTGATGCGCAACGTCAACCTCGCGCACGGCTCGCTCTATCTGTTCGGCGGCTATATCGGCTACGCCATCAGCACCTGGACCGGGTCGTGGATCCTGAGCTTCATCGTCGCCTTCATCGCGGCGGCGCTGGTCGGCGTGATCCTGCAGCTCGCCGTGTTCCGCCGCATGGAGGGTCAGGACCTCAGGCAGACCATGGTCACGATCGGGCTCTCGATCGTGTTCGCCGATCTGATGCTCTGGGTGTTCGGCGGCGACTTCTACCAGGTCCAGACCCCGAGCTGGCTGATCGGCCCAGTGCAGCTGCCGCTACTCACCGCGATCAAATCATCGGGCGAGCCGGTCTATCTGCAGTATCCGCTGGTGCGGCTCGTGATCTTCGCAGCCTCCGTCGTCATCGGCATCGCGATGTGGCTGGCGCTCAACCGCACCCGGATCGGCATGATCGTGCGCGCCGGGGTCGACGACCGCGACATCCTGGCCGCGACCGGGGTGCGGATCCAGCTGGTGTTCGTGCTGGTGTTCGCACTCGGCGCGGGCCTTGCCGGCATCGCCGGCGTGGTCGGCGGCACCTTCCAGTCGCTGTCGCCGGGCGAGGACACGCGCTTCCTCCTCGCCTCGCTGGTGGTCGTGATCGTCGGCGGCATGGGCTCGATCCCGGGGGCTGCGCTCGGCGCCGTCATCATCGGGCTCGCCGAGCAGCTCGGCTCGGTCTACATCCCGACCTACGCCATCGTCGTCACCTTCCTGATCATGGTCGTGGTGCTGGCGCTGCGGCCGCAGGGCCTGCTCGCGAGGCGATGA
- a CDS encoding helix-turn-helix transcriptional regulator, whose protein sequence is MSRALAVFHGRFGRATVYQLNRPFNVHAHREGHLIFHVGGTPAQIDVSEQRLLLKDDTVVAVNPWEPHNFLPTDMDHGAIFFVLYVNAEWFAPQPASAQGLRFGRTFFPRTETLDRLIRRTAALVCGAPSLRSLDCELRQLIDSCYEESWQAAQDARAAAAVTDFRVRKSIKLMSESPGAEIELDAIAREAGLSRPHFYRLFRTQTGVTPHLYMNTLIMEQALDALVATEAPIADIGFDLGFSSQSGFTRFFAANVGMAPTDYRRAAKVLRP, encoded by the coding sequence ATGAGCAGGGCGCTTGCCGTCTTCCACGGCCGGTTCGGTCGCGCGACGGTCTATCAGTTGAACCGTCCCTTCAACGTGCATGCGCACCGCGAAGGGCACCTGATCTTTCATGTCGGCGGCACGCCGGCGCAGATCGATGTCTCCGAGCAGCGCCTGCTGCTCAAGGACGACACCGTGGTCGCGGTCAACCCTTGGGAACCGCACAATTTTCTGCCGACCGACATGGACCACGGCGCGATCTTCTTCGTGCTCTATGTCAATGCCGAATGGTTCGCGCCGCAGCCCGCGAGCGCGCAGGGCCTGCGGTTCGGCCGCACCTTTTTTCCGCGCACCGAGACGCTCGACCGGCTGATCCGCCGCACCGCAGCACTGGTGTGCGGCGCGCCGTCACTGCGCAGCCTCGATTGCGAGCTCAGGCAGTTGATCGATTCCTGCTACGAGGAGAGCTGGCAGGCGGCGCAGGACGCGCGCGCCGCTGCTGCCGTGACTGATTTCCGCGTCCGCAAATCGATCAAGCTGATGTCGGAAAGCCCCGGCGCCGAAATCGAGCTCGATGCGATCGCGCGCGAAGCGGGCCTGTCGCGGCCGCACTTCTACCGGCTGTTCCGCACCCAGACCGGCGTCACCCCTCACCTCTACATGAACACGCTGATCATGGAGCAGGCGCTGGATGCGCTGGTGGCGACCGAGGCGCCGATCGCCGATATCGGCTTCGATCTCGGCTTCTCCTCGCAGAGCGGCTTCACCCGCTTCTTCGCCGCCAATGTCGGGATGGCACCGACCGACTATCGCCGCGCCGCCAAGGTGTTGCGGCCGTGA
- a CDS encoding ABC transporter substrate-binding protein yields the protein MLKGSLGLIALSSLLLSGTAFAQEKIKVGVTATLEGTYTVLGEDGMRGHQTALNVLGKKIGDKELEFIVASTDATPDSAVRAVRKLIEQDKVQILLSPLSGDEGIAVKNFAKTHPELTFVNAASGAQETTYVDPAPNFFRYNMDGAQWQVGLGKYAYETKGYRKIATVGEDYSFIYTQVFGLVLEFCGAGGQVTNRQWVPLGTKDFASVIAALPDDVDAIYLGLGGADAVNFLNQYQQAGGKAHLMGGSIMIDQTILSSKGSAKNALIGTIAASGQADTWEDPGWQKFVKAYQDSFPESKRFPSPSLLATNYYGSTMALILALRQVNGDLSNNQAKLKDALAKIEIDAPNGKIKLDANRQAIGTNFVTEVVDDGKGALFSKVVKVIPNVNQTLGYDPAVFAKIGLPSRTVPECKKY from the coding sequence ATGTTGAAAGGCAGTTTAGGACTGATTGCGTTGAGCAGCCTGTTGCTTTCGGGCACGGCGTTCGCCCAGGAGAAGATCAAGGTCGGCGTCACCGCGACGCTCGAGGGCACCTATACGGTGCTCGGCGAGGATGGCATGCGCGGCCACCAGACCGCGCTCAACGTGCTCGGCAAGAAGATCGGCGACAAGGAGCTCGAGTTCATCGTCGCCTCGACCGACGCGACGCCGGACTCCGCGGTGCGCGCGGTGCGCAAGCTGATCGAGCAGGACAAGGTGCAGATCCTGCTGTCGCCGCTGTCCGGCGACGAGGGCATCGCGGTGAAGAATTTTGCCAAGACCCATCCGGAGCTGACCTTCGTCAACGCCGCCTCCGGCGCGCAGGAGACGACCTATGTCGATCCGGCGCCGAACTTCTTCCGCTACAACATGGACGGCGCGCAGTGGCAGGTCGGCCTCGGCAAATATGCCTATGAGACCAAGGGCTATCGCAAGATCGCCACCGTCGGCGAGGATTACTCGTTCATCTACACCCAGGTGTTCGGCCTGGTGCTCGAATTCTGCGGCGCCGGCGGCCAGGTCACCAACCGGCAATGGGTGCCGCTCGGCACCAAGGACTTCGCCTCTGTCATCGCAGCGCTTCCCGACGATGTCGATGCGATCTATCTCGGCCTCGGCGGCGCCGACGCCGTCAACTTCCTCAACCAGTATCAGCAGGCCGGCGGCAAGGCGCATCTGATGGGCGGCTCGATCATGATCGACCAGACCATCCTGTCGTCGAAGGGCAGCGCCAAGAACGCGCTGATCGGCACCATCGCCGCGAGCGGCCAGGCGGATACCTGGGAGGATCCGGGCTGGCAGAAGTTCGTGAAGGCCTATCAGGACTCGTTCCCGGAGAGCAAACGCTTCCCGAGCCCGTCGCTGCTCGCCACCAACTATTACGGCTCGACCATGGCGCTGATCCTGGCGCTGCGGCAGGTCAATGGCGATCTCTCCAACAACCAGGCCAAGCTGAAGGACGCACTGGCGAAGATCGAGATCGACGCCCCGAACGGCAAGATCAAGCTCGACGCCAACCGCCAGGCGATCGGCACCAATTTCGTCACCGAGGTGGTCGATGACGGCAAGGGCGCGCTGTTCAGCAAGGTCGTGAAGGTGATCCCGAACGTCAACCAGACGCTGGGCTACGATCCGGCGGTTTTCGCCAAGATCGGCCTGCCGAGCCGCACGGTCCCGGAGTGCAAGAAGTACTGA
- a CDS encoding SDR family NAD(P)-dependent oxidoreductase: MSTERKVAIVTGASQGIGAGIVQAFRDRNRRVVATSRSIKPATDADIVTVAGDVGAADTAENVFKAALERFGRVDTLVNNAGIFMAKPFTAYTQDDYASYISTNVTGFFNMTRRALELMSKQGHGHVVTITTSLVDQPMSSVPAALASLTKGALNAATRALAIEYARTGIRVNAVSPGIIKTPMHPAEAHQALAALHPVGRMGEISDIVDAVLYLDGAGFVTGEVLHVDGGQAAGHHMP, translated from the coding sequence ATGAGCACAGAGCGGAAGGTGGCAATCGTCACCGGCGCATCGCAGGGGATCGGCGCCGGCATCGTTCAGGCCTTCAGGGATCGCAATCGCCGGGTCGTCGCGACGTCGCGCTCGATCAAGCCGGCCACCGATGCGGATATCGTCACGGTGGCGGGTGATGTCGGCGCAGCCGATACGGCGGAGAACGTATTCAAGGCGGCGCTGGAGCGCTTCGGCCGCGTCGACACGCTGGTCAACAACGCCGGCATCTTCATGGCCAAACCCTTCACCGCCTACACGCAGGATGACTACGCCAGCTACATCTCGACCAACGTGACCGGCTTTTTCAACATGACCCGGCGCGCGCTGGAGCTGATGAGCAAGCAGGGCCACGGCCACGTCGTCACCATCACGACAAGTCTCGTCGACCAGCCGATGAGCAGCGTTCCGGCCGCCCTCGCCTCGCTGACCAAGGGCGCCCTGAACGCCGCAACCCGCGCGCTCGCGATCGAATATGCAAGGACCGGAATCCGCGTCAACGCAGTGTCGCCCGGGATTATCAAGACCCCGATGCACCCCGCGGAGGCGCATCAAGCGCTGGCCGCGCTCCACCCGGTCGGCCGGATGGGAGAGATCTCCGACATCGTCGACGCGGTGCTCTACCTCGATGGCGCAGGATTTGTGACCGGAGAAGTGCTCCACGTCGACGGCGGACAGGCCGCCGGCCACCACATGCCGTAG
- a CDS encoding acyl-CoA dehydrogenase family protein, with translation MAIDFTLTAQQRELQLASRKFAREVLADARAAEKLATPEQRFLATKPTYEAMVAAGYLRKCIPAPAGGDNAGMIDMAILAEEFYSVNPSVTLTMLGSVLGLLPLLLGGTPEQCQRLLAPFLKTSGAPLAAFCSSEPGGSANAASPPPGEGVRTTARRDGDNWLINGRKKWVSSATGWNREGADLLTVVCRTDPAAAAEAAISIIAVQGPVSGLVFERAIDSIGHRAHLVPQFGLQNVAAPHHNLLGQQGAGLALTAAAFTGTAALVGIFGVALMRTAFAFALDFARSEKRGGVHPIIEHQAVGYALADAKTTIEAARTLSWRACHALDTQSPAAEELAVQAKIFGSESAVRVITDLMRVVGIDSYDHEAPFGGLLQDALALPIFDGGNLGIRRRQLHTMFKSRDYSPLAASGAA, from the coding sequence ATGGCGATCGATTTCACGCTCACGGCACAGCAGCGCGAGCTGCAGCTCGCCTCCCGTAAGTTTGCCAGGGAGGTGCTGGCCGATGCCAGGGCCGCCGAAAAGCTGGCGACGCCCGAGCAGCGCTTTCTCGCGACCAAGCCGACCTACGAGGCGATGGTGGCGGCCGGCTATCTGCGCAAATGCATTCCGGCGCCGGCGGGCGGCGACAATGCCGGCATGATCGACATGGCGATCCTCGCCGAGGAATTCTACAGCGTGAACCCCAGCGTGACCCTCACGATGCTCGGCAGCGTGCTCGGCCTGCTGCCGCTGCTGCTCGGCGGCACGCCGGAGCAGTGCCAGCGGCTGCTTGCGCCGTTCCTGAAGACCAGCGGCGCGCCGCTCGCCGCCTTCTGCTCCAGCGAGCCGGGCGGCAGCGCCAACGCCGCCTCGCCGCCGCCCGGCGAGGGCGTCCGCACCACCGCGCGGCGCGACGGCGACAATTGGCTGATCAACGGCCGCAAGAAATGGGTGTCCTCGGCCACCGGCTGGAATCGCGAGGGAGCCGATCTTCTGACCGTCGTGTGCCGGACCGATCCGGCGGCAGCAGCGGAGGCCGCCATCTCGATCATTGCCGTGCAAGGACCGGTGAGCGGCCTTGTGTTCGAACGCGCCATCGACAGCATCGGTCATCGCGCGCACCTCGTCCCGCAGTTTGGTTTGCAGAACGTCGCAGCGCCGCATCACAATCTGCTCGGGCAGCAAGGCGCGGGCCTGGCGCTGACCGCGGCGGCGTTCACCGGCACCGCGGCACTGGTCGGAATCTTCGGCGTCGCGCTGATGCGGACGGCCTTCGCGTTCGCACTGGATTTTGCCCGCAGCGAAAAGCGCGGCGGCGTTCACCCCATCATCGAGCATCAAGCGGTCGGATACGCGCTCGCCGATGCCAAGACCACGATCGAAGCGGCGCGCACTCTCAGCTGGCGCGCCTGCCATGCACTGGACACCCAGTCGCCGGCGGCCGAAGAGCTGGCGGTGCAGGCCAAGATCTTCGGCTCCGAGTCCGCCGTGCGCGTCATCACCGATCTGATGCGGGTGGTCGGGATCGACAGCTATGATCATGAGGCCCCATTCGGCGGCCTGCTGCAGGACGCGCTCGCGCTGCCGATCTTCGACGGCGGAAATCTCGGCATCCGGCGGCGGCAACTGCACACGATGTTCAAGAGCCGCGACTACAGCCCGCTCGCCGCAAGCGGCGCCGCGTAG
- a CDS encoding helix-turn-helix domain-containing protein produces MEWSTRPARPDQPFGSWADDLAAAFVRLEPRRIAEESFAGAICKVDAAPLQISRVTASGHIVHRLASHIAASTDDLCFVNLQLEGLGRTSQRGHEQISAPGDLAVADTTQPFEIAHRNNFKLFCFAVPRRLLPDTLFNHPRLGLSATETGRALSRTLASYAELCLSGGRLATTSAMLGTHIAELIAHAPDILADLSAERVHTPVLLSMMLDHIARHNDDPELGAPALARKFRCSERYVHRLFASTGRSVGEHVNEQRIAACTRALLDRTSAHKTIAEIAFAAGFRDISHFNRLFKRHNGLAPREFRRAAAH; encoded by the coding sequence ATGGAATGGTCGACCAGGCCGGCCCGTCCGGATCAACCCTTCGGCAGTTGGGCAGACGACCTCGCAGCTGCCTTCGTGCGACTGGAGCCGCGCCGGATTGCCGAGGAATCGTTTGCCGGCGCGATCTGCAAGGTCGACGCCGCGCCGCTGCAGATATCGCGGGTCACGGCCAGCGGGCACATCGTGCACAGGCTCGCCTCGCACATCGCTGCAAGTACAGACGACCTTTGCTTCGTCAACCTCCAGCTCGAAGGGCTCGGACGCACCTCGCAGCGCGGCCACGAGCAAATCAGCGCCCCCGGCGATCTCGCGGTTGCCGATACGACGCAGCCGTTCGAGATCGCCCACCGCAATAACTTCAAGCTGTTCTGCTTTGCGGTGCCGCGGCGTCTGTTGCCGGACACGCTGTTCAACCACCCGCGGCTCGGCCTGTCTGCGACCGAAACCGGCCGCGCGCTGTCGCGGACGCTGGCGAGCTACGCCGAGCTCTGCCTGAGCGGCGGCCGCCTCGCAACAACCTCGGCGATGCTCGGCACGCATATCGCCGAGCTGATCGCGCACGCACCCGACATCCTTGCCGACTTGTCGGCAGAGCGCGTGCATACGCCGGTGCTGCTATCGATGATGCTTGACCACATCGCCCGTCACAACGACGACCCCGAGCTCGGCGCGCCGGCGCTGGCCAGGAAATTCCGCTGCTCCGAGCGCTACGTGCACCGCCTGTTTGCAAGCACCGGCCGCTCCGTGGGCGAACACGTCAACGAACAGCGGATCGCCGCGTGCACGCGCGCCCTGCTCGATCGCACCTCAGCGCACAAGACCATTGCCGAGATCGCCTTTGCCGCGGGCTTCCGCGACATCTCGCATTTCAACCGCCTGTTCAAGCGCCACAATGGCCTCGCCCCGCGCGAATTCCGCCGCGCCGCCGCGCACTGA
- a CDS encoding LysR family transcriptional regulator, whose product MAIDAVNLGRIDLNLLVHLNALLTERSVTRAAGSVGIGQSAMSHNLARLRELFDDELLTRGADGMRLTPRAMTLLDPVRTALAQVEAVLLREKTFDPATAVRTFRLGLSDSMEILIVPRLLARMREIAPGIHLRLYNVDTSRLLDDLDADEVDLALSYGSIQQGQLHHKQRVLFTESFLCMFNAEKTGITPPISLEDYIRLPHVLTSLRPGRTVRGSVDEALEELGLQRSVALTTPRFLTVPYLVALAPVIVTMGARLARRFAADLGLSLSPPPVKVKDVTVSLLWHGSYHHDPAHVWLRDQLVQLVAEL is encoded by the coding sequence ATGGCCATCGATGCCGTCAATTTAGGTCGGATCGACCTGAACCTGCTTGTTCATCTCAATGCGCTGCTCACGGAACGGAGCGTGACCCGGGCGGCAGGCTCCGTCGGCATTGGCCAATCCGCGATGAGCCACAATCTCGCCCGCCTGCGCGAACTGTTCGATGACGAGCTGCTCACGCGCGGGGCCGACGGCATGCGCCTCACCCCGCGCGCGATGACCTTGCTCGATCCGGTGCGGACCGCGCTCGCACAGGTCGAGGCGGTGCTGCTGCGCGAGAAGACCTTCGATCCGGCCACCGCGGTGCGAACGTTCAGGCTCGGCCTATCGGACAGTATGGAAATCCTGATCGTGCCGCGCCTTCTGGCGCGCATGCGCGAGATCGCGCCGGGCATTCATCTGCGGCTCTACAACGTCGATACGTCCCGGCTGCTCGATGACCTCGACGCCGACGAAGTGGATCTCGCGCTCTCCTACGGGTCGATCCAGCAAGGACAATTGCATCACAAACAGCGCGTACTGTTCACCGAGAGCTTCCTTTGCATGTTCAATGCCGAGAAGACGGGTATCACGCCGCCCATCTCGCTCGAGGACTACATCCGGCTTCCGCACGTGCTGACCAGCCTGCGGCCGGGGCGCACCGTGCGCGGCTCTGTCGATGAGGCGCTCGAAGAGCTCGGCCTGCAGCGGTCCGTTGCGCTGACCACGCCGCGCTTCCTTACCGTGCCGTATCTGGTGGCGCTGGCGCCCGTGATCGTCACCATGGGCGCGCGGCTGGCGCGCCGCTTCGCTGCCGATCTCGGGCTCAGCCTCAGTCCGCCGCCGGTGAAGGTGAAAGACGTCACGGTGTCACTGCTGTGGCATGGGTCCTATCATCACGACCCGGCTCATGTCTGGTTGCGGGACCAACTGGTCCAACTGGTCGCCGAGCTGTGA
- a CDS encoding TonB-dependent receptor, whose amino-acid sequence MSGHTRRRAAAGAASLLVYGINGAAFGQTTAPTTTLPDITVTAPQRHTAPAGPNKPKTRVASGGGHRARRTGAVSATPESPEQTQAQAVASQNTRLDQARAALLAPTGANSYQMSRQALEALPQGTNTTLDKALLQAPGVSQDSAASGDLHVRNEHANLQYRINGIMLPDGVGAFGQIIDTGIVGSMALITGALPAQYGLRTAGVLDIQTKTDAFNNSGSVSVYGGSHGTFTTSVDYGGTIGQTQYYVSGRYFGSDVGIENPTPAYSAIHDRTDQEKGFAYVSTAIDPTSRLTYIGGVSNGAYQIPNNPGQAPAFTAYGVSNFDSALLNERQLEFNQFNVVAYQKAGDGFDYQVAYFNRYSQLHFMPDPVGDLVFNGVASDVYRQSFINGIQEDTSYRLGFAHTLKFGVAVSAERSLVNNGSTVLPLDDAGNPIDAPLSVFDSSAKTGYLFSTYIADEWKITNQLTLNAGLRFDQMWQYVDANQLSPRISLTWKPYEGTTFHAGYARNFTPPEQVLAAPTNLALVQNTTAQPATTANDPVLPERSHVFDIGVTQKVYAIPGLEVGMDAYYKIATDLLDDGQFGQAYVLTAFNYAKGTNEGVELTARYDHDNLHLYGNVAIARQVATQVVSNQYLFDPDELAYIANNYVNTDHAQTLTASVGGWYQWRDTKFSASVIYGSGLRDGFANTGTVPPYTQVNVGVSHDFNIVAPNKPTTLRFDVVNLFDTVYQIRDGSGIGVFAPQYGPRRGFYAGITQKF is encoded by the coding sequence ATGTCAGGACATACCAGACGACGCGCCGCTGCCGGCGCAGCATCGCTCTTGGTCTACGGGATCAACGGCGCCGCATTCGGGCAGACGACCGCGCCGACAACGACTCTTCCCGACATCACGGTGACGGCGCCGCAACGCCACACCGCGCCGGCCGGACCGAACAAGCCGAAGACGCGCGTTGCGAGCGGCGGCGGCCACCGCGCGCGCAGAACCGGCGCGGTATCGGCGACGCCGGAATCTCCGGAACAGACCCAGGCTCAAGCCGTCGCAAGCCAGAACACGCGGCTCGACCAGGCCCGCGCCGCGCTGCTGGCACCCACCGGCGCCAACAGCTACCAGATGAGCCGGCAAGCCCTCGAGGCATTGCCGCAGGGGACCAACACCACTCTCGACAAGGCGCTGCTGCAGGCGCCCGGGGTTTCACAGGACTCCGCCGCAAGCGGCGATCTGCACGTGCGCAACGAGCACGCCAACCTGCAATACCGTATCAACGGGATCATGCTGCCGGACGGCGTCGGCGCCTTCGGCCAGATCATCGACACCGGGATCGTCGGCAGCATGGCGCTGATCACGGGCGCGCTGCCGGCGCAGTATGGCCTCCGCACCGCCGGCGTGCTCGACATCCAGACCAAGACCGACGCCTTCAACAATTCCGGCAGCGTCAGCGTCTATGGCGGCAGCCACGGCACCTTCACCACTAGCGTCGATTATGGCGGCACGATCGGACAGACGCAGTACTACGTCTCCGGCCGCTATTTCGGCAGCGACGTCGGCATCGAGAACCCGACGCCGGCCTATAGCGCCATCCACGACCGGACCGACCAGGAGAAGGGCTTCGCCTATGTCTCGACCGCGATCGATCCGACCAGCCGGCTGACCTATATCGGCGGCGTCTCCAACGGCGCCTATCAGATCCCCAACAATCCCGGCCAGGCACCGGCGTTCACCGCCTACGGCGTCTCGAACTTCGATTCCGCGCTGCTCAACGAACGGCAACTTGAATTCAACCAGTTCAACGTCGTGGCCTATCAGAAGGCGGGCGACGGGTTCGACTACCAGGTCGCCTATTTCAACCGCTACAGCCAGCTGCACTTCATGCCCGATCCGGTCGGCGATCTCGTTTTCAACGGCGTTGCTTCGGACGTGTACCGTCAGAGCTTCATCAACGGCATCCAGGAGGACACCTCCTACCGACTGGGCTTCGCGCACACGCTGAAGTTCGGCGTCGCGGTCAGCGCCGAGCGCTCACTGGTCAACAACGGCTCGACCGTGCTGCCGCTCGACGATGCCGGCAACCCGATTGATGCGCCGCTCTCGGTGTTCGATTCCAGCGCCAAGACCGGATATTTGTTCTCCACCTACATCGCCGACGAATGGAAGATCACGAACCAGCTGACGCTCAATGCCGGCCTGCGCTTCGACCAGATGTGGCAATATGTCGATGCCAACCAGCTGAGCCCGCGGATCAGCCTGACATGGAAGCCTTATGAGGGCACGACCTTCCATGCCGGTTATGCCCGCAACTTCACGCCGCCCGAGCAGGTGCTGGCGGCACCGACCAACCTTGCGCTGGTACAGAACACGACCGCGCAGCCGGCGACCACCGCCAATGACCCCGTGCTGCCGGAGCGCTCGCACGTGTTCGACATCGGCGTGACGCAGAAAGTCTACGCGATCCCCGGCCTCGAGGTCGGCATGGACGCCTACTACAAGATCGCGACCGATCTGCTCGACGACGGCCAGTTCGGCCAGGCCTACGTCCTGACCGCCTTCAACTATGCGAAAGGCACCAATGAAGGCGTCGAGCTGACCGCGCGATACGATCACGACAATCTGCACCTCTACGGCAATGTCGCCATCGCAAGGCAGGTCGCCACCCAGGTCGTCTCGAACCAGTATCTGTTCGATCCTGACGAACTGGCCTACATCGCCAACAATTACGTCAACACCGACCATGCCCAGACGCTGACCGCATCGGTCGGCGGCTGGTACCAATGGCGCGACACGAAGTTCAGCGCGTCGGTGATCTACGGCTCAGGCTTGCGCGACGGCTTCGCCAATACGGGCACGGTGCCGCCATACACGCAGGTCAACGTCGGCGTCTCGCACGATTTCAACATCGTCGCGCCGAACAAGCCGACCACGCTGCGCTTCGACGTCGTCAACCTGTTCGACACCGTGTACCAGATCCGCGACGGCTCCGGCATCGGCGTGTTCGCGCCGCAATACGGCCCGCGCCGCGGCTTCTACGCCGGCATCACGCAGAAGTTCTGA
- a CDS encoding SDR family NAD(P)-dependent oxidoreductase — protein sequence MDMQGKIALVTAAASGAGRAGALILAREGAAVAVIDQNEAGAKAVVDEIKKGGGRALALTGDLRDDGFARDIVAATMKEFGALDCVWNHLGIPGPSVIDDLEGWDLSIDLNLRSQLITTNAALGQMTARRKGSILFTASTSGLVGSPWSPTYSAAKAGVIGLARALAKRHAKDGVRINAICPGAIDTPMLRVFVNRPDQPGHNEADPEELIKAAVTRNPMGRAARPEEIAEVAVFLLSDKASFVTGIAMPVDGGTVA from the coding sequence ATGGACATGCAAGGCAAGATCGCACTCGTCACCGCCGCGGCGTCGGGCGCCGGCCGCGCCGGCGCGCTCATTCTCGCGCGCGAGGGCGCGGCGGTCGCGGTGATCGACCAGAACGAGGCTGGTGCGAAGGCCGTGGTCGATGAGATCAAAAAGGGCGGCGGACGCGCGCTGGCGCTGACCGGCGACCTGCGCGACGACGGCTTTGCGCGCGACATCGTCGCTGCAACCATGAAGGAGTTCGGCGCGCTCGATTGCGTCTGGAATCATCTCGGCATTCCCGGTCCGTCTGTGATCGACGATCTGGAAGGCTGGGACCTCAGCATCGATCTCAATTTGCGCTCGCAGCTGATCACCACCAATGCGGCGCTCGGGCAGATGACGGCGCGGCGCAAGGGCAGCATCCTGTTCACCGCATCGACCTCGGGCCTGGTCGGTTCGCCATGGAGCCCGACCTATTCGGCGGCCAAGGCCGGCGTGATCGGGCTGGCGCGGGCGCTCGCCAAGCGCCACGCCAAGGACGGCGTGCGCATCAATGCGATCTGTCCCGGCGCGATCGACACGCCGATGCTGCGGGTGTTCGTCAACCGGCCCGACCAGCCGGGCCACAACGAAGCCGACCCCGAGGAATTGATCAAGGCCGCGGTGACCCGCAATCCAATGGGCCGCGCCGCACGCCCGGAGGAGATCGCCGAGGTCGCGGTGTTCCTGCTGTCGGACAAGGCCTCGTTCGTCACCGGCATCGCGATGCCGGTCGACGGCGGGACGGTGGCGTAG